One Pseudomonas muyukensis DNA segment encodes these proteins:
- the recQ gene encoding DNA helicase RecQ, with product MLEQAQRVLKDVFGYDSFRGRQAAIIECVAGGGDALVLMPTGGGKSLCFQVPGLLRPGLTVVVSPLIALMDDQVATLDELGVAAAALNSTLSAEQQRELAGRLRRGEVKMLYLAPERLVQPRMLDFLRGLDIALFAIDEAHCVSQWGHDFRPEYLQLGQLAELFPHVPRIALTATADMRTREEIVQRLHLQGAERFLSSFDRPNIFYRIVPKEAPRKQLMAFLGERRGNAGIVYCLSRKKVDETAAFLCDQGFPALPYHAGLAAETRAANQHRFLNEEGLIMVATIAFGMGIDKPNVRFVAHLDLPKSLEAYYQETGRAGRDGLPSDAWMAYGLQDMVMLKQMLQNSEGDERHKRIEQHKLDAMLALCEETRCRRQSLLAYFDEVLEQPCGHCDNCVDNVQTWDATEPARQALSAVFRTGQRYGVGHLVDVLLGKDTEKVRNFGHEKLSVFGVGKALAEAEWRSLFRQLVARGLVDIDLEGYGGLRLSDSCRPLLRGEVNLQLRRDLKPQTTAKASSGSGSSPASQLVRAEERELWEALRTLRRKLAEEHSVPPYVIFPDSTLLEMLRSMPTSLSDMAQVSGVGARKLERYGQAFLEVLNGAGGTEEAPKVVLDLRHELVSLARAGMTPAQIAGQLDCTEKNVYSLLAEAIGRQELSLEQALDLPEDLMMEVQDAFLDGEGELPPVSVVAPLFGARVPEGVLHCVRAALAAEFEL from the coding sequence ATGCTCGAACAGGCTCAGCGCGTCCTCAAGGATGTCTTCGGTTACGACAGTTTCCGCGGGCGCCAGGCAGCGATCATCGAATGCGTGGCAGGCGGCGGCGACGCCCTGGTGCTGATGCCCACTGGCGGCGGCAAGTCGCTGTGCTTCCAGGTGCCGGGGTTGTTGCGCCCGGGCCTGACGGTGGTGGTGTCGCCACTGATCGCGCTGATGGACGACCAGGTGGCGACCCTGGACGAGCTGGGCGTGGCCGCCGCGGCGTTGAACTCGACGCTCAGCGCCGAGCAGCAGCGTGAACTGGCCGGGCGCCTGCGCCGCGGCGAGGTGAAGATGCTCTACCTGGCCCCCGAGCGCCTGGTGCAGCCGCGCATGCTGGACTTCCTGCGCGGCCTGGACATCGCCCTGTTCGCCATCGACGAGGCCCACTGCGTGTCGCAATGGGGCCACGACTTCCGCCCGGAATACCTGCAACTGGGCCAGCTCGCCGAACTGTTCCCCCATGTGCCGCGCATCGCCCTGACCGCCACCGCCGACATGCGTACCCGCGAGGAGATCGTCCAGCGCCTGCACCTGCAAGGCGCCGAGCGCTTCCTGTCGAGCTTCGACCGGCCGAACATCTTCTACCGCATCGTGCCCAAGGAGGCGCCGCGCAAGCAGCTGATGGCCTTCCTCGGCGAGCGCCGCGGCAACGCCGGCATCGTCTATTGCCTGTCGCGCAAGAAGGTCGACGAAACCGCCGCGTTCCTCTGCGACCAGGGCTTCCCGGCGCTGCCGTACCACGCCGGGCTGGCCGCCGAGACTCGCGCCGCCAACCAGCACCGCTTCCTCAACGAGGAAGGCTTGATCATGGTTGCCACCATCGCCTTCGGCATGGGCATCGACAAACCCAACGTGCGCTTCGTCGCCCACCTCGACCTGCCCAAGTCGCTCGAGGCCTATTACCAGGAGACCGGCCGCGCCGGCCGTGACGGCCTGCCATCGGATGCCTGGATGGCCTACGGCCTGCAGGACATGGTGATGCTCAAGCAGATGCTGCAGAACTCCGAGGGCGACGAGCGCCACAAGCGCATCGAGCAGCACAAGCTCGACGCCATGCTGGCGCTGTGCGAGGAAACCCGCTGCCGCCGCCAGTCGCTGCTGGCCTACTTCGACGAAGTGCTGGAGCAACCCTGCGGGCATTGCGACAACTGTGTCGACAACGTGCAGACCTGGGATGCCACCGAACCTGCGCGCCAGGCGCTGTCGGCGGTGTTCCGCACCGGCCAGCGCTATGGCGTCGGCCACCTGGTCGACGTGCTGCTGGGCAAGGACACCGAGAAAGTGCGCAATTTCGGCCACGAGAAACTCTCGGTGTTCGGTGTCGGCAAGGCCCTGGCCGAGGCCGAATGGCGCTCGCTGTTCCGCCAGTTGGTGGCCCGTGGCCTGGTGGACATCGACCTGGAAGGCTATGGCGGCCTGCGCCTGTCCGACAGCTGCCGGCCGCTGCTGCGCGGCGAGGTGAACCTGCAACTGCGCCGCGACCTCAAGCCGCAGACCACGGCCAAGGCCTCCAGCGGCAGCGGCAGCAGCCCGGCCAGCCAGTTGGTGCGCGCCGAGGAGCGCGAGCTGTGGGAGGCACTGCGCACCCTGCGGCGCAAGCTGGCCGAGGAGCACAGCGTGCCGCCCTACGTCATCTTCCCCGACTCGACCCTGCTGGAGATGCTGCGCAGCATGCCCACCAGCCTCAGCGACATGGCCCAGGTCAGCGGCGTTGGCGCGCGCAAGCTGGAGCGCTACGGCCAGGCCTTCCTCGAGGTGCTCAACGGTGCTGGCGGCACCGAGGAGGCGCCGAAGGTGGTGCTCGACCTGCGTCACGAACTGGTCAGCCTGGCCCGTGCCGGCATGACCCCGGCGCAGATCGCCGGCCAGCTCGACTGCACCGAGAAGAACGTCTACAGCCTGCTGGCCGAGGCCATTGGCCGCCAGGAACTGAGCCTGGAGCAGGCGCTGGATTTGCCCGAGGACCTGATGATGGAGGTGCAGGACGCCTTCCTCGACGGCGAGGGCGAGTTGCCGCCGGTGTCGGTGGTGGCGCCGCTGTTCGGCGCGCGGGTGCCCGAGGGGGTGCTGCACTGCGTGCGCGCGGCGCTGGCGGCGGAGTTCGAGCTCTGA
- a CDS encoding patatin-like phospholipase family protein, which produces MRRLLFCFLLLTSLTVQAADAPRPKIGLVLSGGAARGLAHIGVLKALEEQGVRIDAIAGTSMGAVVGGLYASGYSIAELEKLATTLDWQQALSDAPPRKDVPFRRKQDDRDFLVKQKLSFRDDGSLGLPLGVIQGQNLALLLESKLAHTADIRDFDKLPIPFRAVATDITSGEKVVFRRGHLPQVIRASMSIPAVFAPVELDGRLLVDGGMTDNIPVDVVREMGVDLAIVVDIGTPLRNRKQLATVVDVLNQSITLMTRRNSEEQLASLRREDILVQPPLAAFGVTDFGRAQDMIDAGYRATRGLDPRLAPLRQPEGDANLAVARSPRQRTPMITAIRVENDSKVSDDVIRYYIRQPIGEPLDLGRLQTDMGTLYGLDYFDQVQYRVVHKGEDNTLVINARGRRGGTDYLRLGLNLSDDLRGDSAFNLGASYRVNGINRLGAEWLTRAQIGDQQELYSEFYQPLDVGSRYFIAPYLDLGSQNVEATLDNDPVAEYRLERYGFGLNVGRQIGTYGEVRLGVGKAWGNAEVRIGDQDLPKVSFNEGFYELKYSFDTFDNVYFPHSGEDIGLTVRKYDKSLDSDQDYRQWLVNLDKAISSGANTLVLGGRYGRTLDDAEVVTSSFVFGGARQLSGFRQDSISGQNMSLLRVVYYRRLTPRAYLPLDFPLYLGGSLERGRAWNNDNEFDSGYINAASIFLGLETPLGPLNLSYGVNDADEKAVYLNLGHTF; this is translated from the coding sequence ATGCGCCGCTTGCTGTTCTGCTTCCTGCTGCTCACCTCCCTCACCGTGCAGGCCGCTGACGCGCCCCGGCCGAAGATCGGCTTGGTGTTGTCCGGCGGCGCCGCCCGTGGCCTGGCGCATATCGGTGTACTCAAGGCCCTCGAGGAACAGGGCGTGCGCATCGATGCCATCGCCGGCACCAGCATGGGCGCGGTGGTCGGCGGGCTGTATGCCTCTGGCTACAGCATCGCTGAACTGGAGAAGCTGGCCACCACCCTCGACTGGCAACAGGCGCTGTCCGACGCGCCACCGCGCAAGGACGTGCCGTTCCGGCGCAAGCAGGACGACCGCGACTTTCTGGTCAAGCAGAAGCTGAGCTTTCGCGACGACGGCAGCCTCGGCCTACCCCTTGGGGTGATCCAGGGCCAGAACCTGGCCCTGCTGCTGGAAAGCAAGCTGGCCCACACTGCCGACATTCGCGACTTCGACAAGCTGCCGATCCCGTTCCGTGCCGTGGCCACCGATATCACCAGCGGCGAAAAGGTGGTGTTCCGCCGCGGCCACCTGCCCCAGGTGATCCGCGCCAGCATGTCGATCCCGGCGGTGTTCGCCCCGGTGGAGCTGGACGGCCGCCTGCTGGTGGACGGTGGCATGACCGACAACATCCCGGTGGATGTGGTCCGCGAGATGGGCGTCGACCTGGCCATCGTCGTCGACATCGGTACGCCGCTGCGCAACCGCAAGCAGCTGGCCACGGTGGTGGATGTGCTCAACCAGTCGATCACCCTGATGACCCGGCGCAACTCCGAGGAACAACTGGCCAGCCTGCGCCGCGAGGACATCCTGGTGCAGCCGCCACTGGCCGCCTTCGGCGTCACCGACTTCGGCCGCGCCCAGGACATGATCGACGCCGGCTACCGCGCCACCCGCGGTCTCGACCCACGCCTGGCGCCGCTGCGCCAGCCCGAAGGCGACGCCAACCTGGCGGTGGCCCGCTCGCCACGCCAGCGCACGCCGATGATCACCGCGATCAGGGTGGAGAACGACTCCAAGGTCAGCGACGACGTGATCCGCTACTACATCCGCCAGCCCATCGGCGAACCGCTGGACCTCGGCCGCCTGCAGACCGACATGGGCACCCTGTACGGCCTCGATTACTTCGACCAGGTGCAGTACCGGGTGGTGCACAAGGGCGAGGACAACACCCTGGTGATCAATGCCCGCGGCCGCCGCGGCGGCACCGACTACCTGCGCCTGGGCCTGAACCTGTCCGACGACCTGCGCGGCGACAGCGCCTTCAACCTTGGCGCCAGCTACCGGGTCAACGGCATCAACCGCCTTGGCGCCGAATGGCTGACCCGCGCGCAGATCGGCGACCAGCAGGAGCTGTACAGCGAGTTCTACCAGCCGCTGGACGTCGGTTCGCGCTACTTCATCGCCCCCTACCTGGACCTGGGTTCGCAGAACGTCGAGGCCACCCTCGACAACGACCCGGTGGCCGAGTATCGCCTCGAGCGCTATGGCTTCGGCCTCAATGTCGGCCGGCAGATCGGCACCTACGGCGAGGTACGCCTGGGGGTGGGCAAGGCCTGGGGCAATGCCGAGGTGCGCATCGGCGACCAGGACCTGCCCAAGGTCAGCTTCAACGAGGGCTTCTATGAGCTCAAGTACTCGTTCGACACCTTCGACAACGTGTACTTCCCGCACAGCGGCGAGGACATCGGCCTGACCGTGCGCAAGTACGACAAGTCGCTGGACTCGGACCAGGACTACCGGCAATGGCTGGTCAACCTGGACAAGGCCATCAGCAGCGGAGCGAATACCCTGGTGCTGGGCGGGCGCTATGGAAGAACCCTGGATGACGCCGAGGTGGTGACCTCAAGCTTCGTGTTCGGTGGCGCGCGGCAGCTGTCGGGCTTTCGCCAGGACTCGATCTCTGGGCAGAACATGAGTTTGCTGCGGGTGGTCTACTACCGCCGCCTGACCCCACGGGCGTACCTGCCGCTGGACTTCCCGCTGTACCTGGGCGGCTCGCTGGAGCGTGGCCGGGCGTGGAACAACGACAATGAGTTCGACAGTGGCTACATCAACGCGGCGAGCATCTTCCTCGGCCTGGAAACGCCGCTGGGGCCGCTGAACCTGAGCTATGGGGTCAATGATGCCGATGAGAAGGCGGTGTACCTGAACCTGGGGCATACCTTCTAG
- a CDS encoding SelT/SelW/SelH family protein, whose translation MSESKPQIVITYCTQCQWLLRAAWLAQELLSTFADDLGQVALAPATGGVFHISCDGVQIWERKADGGFPEAKVLKQRVRDQIDPQRDLGHNDR comes from the coding sequence ATGTCCGAGAGCAAGCCGCAAATTGTCATCACTTATTGCACCCAGTGCCAATGGCTGCTGCGTGCTGCCTGGCTGGCCCAGGAACTGCTCAGCACCTTTGCCGACGACCTTGGCCAGGTGGCCCTGGCACCCGCCACGGGCGGGGTGTTCCACATCAGCTGCGACGGCGTGCAGATCTGGGAGCGCAAGGCCGACGGCGGTTTTCCCGAGGCCAAGGTGCTCAAGCAGCGGGTGCGCGACCAGATCGACCCGCAGCGCGACCTGGGCCATAACGACCGCTGA
- a CDS encoding YbaN family protein, protein MRCLLLAAGWLSVALGVVGIFLPVLPTTPFLLLAAACFARSSPRFHAWLVHHPKLGPWIRDYLSGEGIPLKGKVYAIGLMWASIGLSCYLVPLFWARVFMLTSAVLVSAYILKQKTLQRPD, encoded by the coding sequence GTGCGCTGCCTGCTGCTGGCCGCCGGCTGGCTCAGCGTTGCGCTGGGGGTGGTGGGGATCTTCCTGCCGGTGTTGCCCACCACCCCGTTCTTGCTGCTCGCGGCGGCCTGCTTTGCCCGCAGTTCGCCGCGTTTTCATGCCTGGCTGGTGCATCACCCGAAGCTCGGGCCATGGATCCGCGACTACCTCAGCGGTGAGGGCATCCCGCTCAAGGGCAAGGTCTATGCCATCGGCTTGATGTGGGCGAGCATCGGCTTGTCCTGCTACCTGGTGCCGCTGTTCTGGGCGCGGGTGTTCATGCTGACCAGCGCGGTGCTGGTCAGCGCCTACATCCTCAAGCAGAAAACCCTGCAGCGACCGGATTGA
- a CDS encoding DMT family transporter, whose product MNHRTALGALHIGALFFGLTGVFGKLATSASPSIIVFGRAAFAVLALGLFASLARQAWAPLRGQDLRRLLLGGVLLAGHWVSFFIAVKVAGVAIATLGFASFPAFTVILEGILFRERIRRNEALLVVLVSIGLVLVTPAFDLASAATGGLLWALLSGLLFSLLSLTNRAGSGRLPAVQAALWQNLVVGLCLLPFAAPGLGAVTPQDWLWIALLGVFCTGVAHSLFVASLAVIKARTAAVVFGMEPVYGIAVAWVVFAETPTLRMLAGGALIIFAIVLSSRLAAEQPPRQAVAEGA is encoded by the coding sequence ATGAACCACCGCACCGCCCTCGGCGCCCTGCATATCGGCGCGCTGTTCTTCGGCCTGACCGGCGTCTTCGGCAAGCTGGCCACCAGCGCCAGCCCCTCGATCATCGTCTTCGGCCGCGCCGCCTTCGCCGTGCTCGCCCTGGGCCTGTTCGCCAGCCTGGCGCGCCAGGCCTGGGCCCCGCTGCGCGGCCAGGACCTGCGCCGCCTGCTGCTCGGCGGCGTGCTGCTGGCCGGGCACTGGGTGAGTTTCTTCATTGCGGTCAAGGTCGCCGGCGTGGCCATCGCCACCCTGGGTTTCGCCAGCTTCCCGGCCTTCACCGTGATCCTCGAAGGCATCCTGTTCCGCGAACGCATCCGCCGCAACGAAGCGCTGCTGGTGGTGCTGGTGAGCATCGGCCTGGTGCTGGTGACCCCAGCGTTCGACCTGGCCAGCGCCGCCACTGGCGGCCTGCTCTGGGCGCTGCTGTCGGGCCTGCTGTTCTCGCTGCTGTCGCTGACCAACCGCGCCGGCTCCGGGCGCCTGCCGGCCGTGCAGGCCGCGCTGTGGCAGAACCTGGTGGTGGGCCTGTGCCTGCTGCCCTTCGCCGCCCCTGGCCTGGGCGCCGTAACGCCGCAGGATTGGCTGTGGATCGCCCTGCTCGGGGTCTTCTGCACCGGTGTCGCCCACAGCCTGTTCGTCGCCAGCCTGGCGGTGATCAAGGCGCGCACCGCCGCAGTGGTGTTCGGCATGGAACCGGTCTACGGCATTGCCGTGGCCTGGGTGGTGTTTGCCGAAACCCCAACCCTGCGCATGCTTGCCGGTGGCGCGCTGATCATCTTCGCCATCGTCCTGTCCAGCCGCCTGGCCGCCGAGCAGCCGCCCCGCCAGGCCGTGGCCGAAGGCGCCTGA
- a CDS encoding YecA family protein, translating to MSFAEQLTRLQAFLDADELHEEALDYVAAHGYLTALSICSEQVPDREWIDALFAEEPHYASEAQRTEIEATLVALKAHIARQLASEEEFDLPCELDLTDEPDDSDLRGWCIGFMEGVFLREEAWFDNSEDEVSEMLLPIMVGSGLFDEQPEFADIASDANLQDDMIVQIPEALSALFLLQHAPDEKPAVLKPRRH from the coding sequence ATGTCCTTCGCCGAGCAACTGACCCGCCTGCAAGCCTTCCTCGATGCCGATGAGCTGCACGAAGAAGCGCTGGACTACGTCGCCGCCCACGGCTACCTGACCGCGCTGTCGATCTGCTCGGAGCAAGTTCCAGACCGTGAGTGGATCGACGCGCTGTTCGCCGAAGAACCCCACTACGCCAGCGAGGCCCAGCGCACCGAGATCGAAGCGACGCTGGTAGCCCTCAAAGCCCACATCGCTCGCCAGCTGGCCAGCGAAGAGGAGTTCGACCTGCCGTGCGAACTGGACCTGACCGACGAGCCGGACGACTCCGACCTGCGCGGCTGGTGCATCGGTTTCATGGAGGGCGTGTTCCTGCGTGAAGAGGCCTGGTTCGACAACTCCGAGGATGAAGTCAGCGAAATGCTCCTGCCGATCATGGTCGGCTCGGGCCTGTTCGACGAGCAGCCCGAGTTCGCCGACATCGCCAGCGATGCCAACCTGCAGGACGACATGATCGTACAGATCCCCGAAGCGCTGAGCGCGCTGTTCCTGTTGCAGCACGCACCGGACGAAAAACCTGCCGTACTCAAACCACGCCGCCACTGA
- a CDS encoding MarR family transcriptional regulator, whose amino-acid sequence MPLTDNQHRFGMQLAQMSRGWRAELDRRLAGLNLSQARWLVLLHLARFDEAPTQRELAQSVGVEGPTLARLLDSLESQGLVRRQAVMEDRRAKKILLCPPAKPLIEQIETIANALRVELFTGIDEADMEVCMRVHAKILGNLEKS is encoded by the coding sequence ATGCCCCTGACCGACAACCAACACCGTTTCGGCATGCAGCTGGCCCAGATGTCCCGGGGTTGGCGTGCCGAACTGGACCGCCGCCTGGCCGGGCTCAACCTTTCGCAGGCGCGTTGGCTGGTGTTGTTGCACCTGGCGCGTTTCGACGAGGCGCCGACCCAGCGTGAGCTGGCCCAGAGCGTGGGCGTCGAGGGCCCGACCCTGGCCCGCCTGCTCGATAGCCTGGAAAGCCAGGGCCTGGTGCGCCGCCAGGCGGTGATGGAAGACCGCCGGGCCAAGAAGATCCTGCTGTGCCCGCCGGCCAAGCCGCTGATCGAGCAGATCGAAACCATCGCCAATGCCTTGCGCGTCGAGCTGTTCACCGGCATAGACGAGGCCGACATGGAAGTGTGCATGCGCGTGCATGCAAAGATCCTTGGTAATCTCGAGAAGTCCTGA